A genomic segment from Paenibacillus sp. FSL K6-1096 encodes:
- a CDS encoding flavin reductase family protein: MIAIDPLQVTERDNYKLLIGSIIPRPIAFVTTLSEKGVLNGAPFSYFNIVSSNPPMISVSIQHAAGQSKDTARNIKQTKEFVIHIVDGQNVGQVNMTAAPLPPDQSEVALAGLTPVDSLQIAVPGVQEAKVRMECVLEQCVELPNNDLIIGRIVQFHIDEAIYGQGRIDPVKLGAVSRLAGNSYAGIGEIFEIERPV, from the coding sequence ATGATTGCCATTGATCCGCTGCAGGTCACCGAACGGGACAATTATAAGCTGCTGATCGGGAGCATAATCCCGCGTCCGATAGCTTTTGTCACCACATTGTCGGAAAAAGGGGTCTTGAACGGTGCGCCGTTCAGCTACTTCAATATCGTCTCCTCCAATCCGCCGATGATCTCTGTATCCATTCAGCATGCTGCGGGCCAGTCCAAGGATACAGCGCGGAATATTAAGCAGACGAAGGAATTCGTCATTCACATTGTAGACGGGCAGAATGTAGGGCAGGTGAACATGACTGCTGCACCCTTGCCGCCGGACCAGAGTGAGGTTGCATTAGCCGGACTGACACCTGTAGACAGCCTGCAGATTGCCGTTCCAGGCGTTCAAGAGGCGAAGGTGCGGATGGAATGTGTCCTGGAGCAATGCGTAGAGCTGCCGAATAATGATCTGATCATCGGCCGGATTGTGCAGTTTCATATCGATGAGGCGATCTACGGGCAGGGACGCATTGATCCGGTGAAGCTGGGCGCGGTTAGCCGGCTGGCCGGGAACAGCTATGCGGGGATTGGAGAGATTTTTGAGATTGAGCGGCCGGTGTAA